The following proteins are co-located in the Candidatus Electrothrix rattekaaiensis genome:
- the rplC gene encoding 50S ribosomal protein L3, giving the protein MPNTNGILGRKVGMTRVYNEMGRSISVTVIEAGPCKVLQKKTVGKEGYNAIQVGFLEKKESRLNKPEAGHFKRSGGTGYYHVREFRVTEPDIYEIGQEITLAEVVKIGDHVDITGKTKGRGFQGVMKRHGFGGGKASHGSGFQRAPGSIGCSAYPGRVVKGKKMPGHMGTDKQTVKNLTVVDVREDENILLVQGAVPGAKNGLVSIYTKA; this is encoded by the coding sequence ATGCCGAATACAAATGGAATACTGGGGCGGAAAGTAGGAATGACCCGAGTCTATAATGAAATGGGTAGGTCTATTTCTGTTACTGTGATTGAAGCTGGTCCCTGTAAGGTATTGCAGAAAAAAACAGTCGGTAAGGAGGGCTATAATGCCATCCAAGTCGGTTTTTTGGAGAAAAAAGAGTCCAGATTGAACAAACCCGAAGCCGGACATTTTAAGCGATCAGGTGGAACCGGATACTATCACGTTCGAGAATTTCGGGTAACAGAGCCGGATATTTATGAAATCGGTCAGGAGATTACTTTGGCTGAGGTTGTAAAAATCGGGGACCACGTCGATATTACAGGGAAAACAAAGGGTCGTGGCTTTCAGGGTGTTATGAAACGACATGGCTTTGGAGGCGGTAAGGCCTCTCATGGTTCTGGTTTTCAGAGAGCACCCGGTTCAATCGGTTGTAGTGCATATCCTGGACGCGTGGTCAAGGGAAAGAAAATGCCGGGACACATGGGGACTGATAAACAAACAGTGAAGAACCTCACGGTTGTTGATGTTCGTGAAGATGAGAACATCCTTCTGGTTCAGGGTGCGGTCCCCGGCGCTAAAAACGGTTTGGTCAGCATTTATACCAAGGCCTAA
- the rpsJ gene encoding 30S ribosomal protein S10 yields the protein MPTDKIRIRLKAYDYKLLDQSTREIVETARRTGATVAGPIPLPTSINKYTVLRSPHVDKKSREQFEMRTHRRLLDILEPTQQTIDSLMKLQLSAGVDVEIKLP from the coding sequence ATCCCCACAGATAAAATTCGCATCAGGCTGAAAGCGTATGATTACAAATTACTTGATCAGTCGACTCGTGAAATAGTTGAGACAGCCAGAAGAACCGGTGCAACAGTTGCCGGTCCGATTCCGTTGCCTACAAGTATCAATAAGTATACGGTATTACGATCACCGCATGTGGACAAGAAGTCACGTGAGCAGTTTGAGATGCGAACTCACCGGCGGTTGCTTGATATTCTTGAGCCGACCCAGCAGACAATAGATTCATTAATGAAGCTTCAGCTGTCAGCCGGTGTTGATGTGGAGATTAAGCTGCCGTAG